One segment of Pleomorphomonas sp. PLEO DNA contains the following:
- a CDS encoding plasmid pRiA4b ORF-3 family protein codes for MTRSPRSTGTATSVARLKVVLDDVEPQVMRRLDVPLNIRLDRLHEALQAAIGWSNSHLYELVFKGVGFGLPDDGWGDGPMDARKARLIDIVEDTGAKSFKYLYDFGDGWEHSIKIEKIMPAIDGVSYPCLIEASGACPPEDSGGPWGFMEARQALADPNHERHQEIREWWGIETYDPAAVDIPAIEASLEKLAKRWTPRRRAPK; via the coding sequence ATGACGCGCTCACCGAGATCGACAGGCACGGCCACTTCCGTTGCAAGATTGAAGGTTGTGCTCGACGACGTCGAGCCTCAAGTCATGCGGCGGCTGGATGTGCCGCTCAACATTCGCCTCGATCGGCTGCACGAGGCGCTGCAGGCCGCCATCGGCTGGTCCAACAGCCATCTCTACGAACTGGTCTTCAAAGGTGTCGGCTTCGGCCTTCCCGACGACGGCTGGGGCGACGGTCCAATGGATGCCCGCAAGGCGAGGCTCATCGACATCGTTGAGGATACCGGCGCCAAGTCGTTCAAATATCTCTACGACTTCGGCGATGGCTGGGAGCACTCGATCAAGATCGAGAAGATCATGCCGGCGATCGATGGCGTCTCCTATCCTTGCCTGATCGAAGCCTCAGGAGCCTGCCCGCCCGAGGACAGTGGCGGTCCATGGGGATTCATGGAAGCGCGACAAGCACTTGCCGATCCTAACCACGAGCGCCATCAGGAAATCCGCGAATGGTGGGGCATCGAAACCTACGACCCAGCCGCCGTGGACATCCCAGCCATTGAAGCGTCCCTCGAAAAACTCGCCAAACGATGGACACCAAGGCGAAGAGCCCCGAAATAA